In Odontesthes bonariensis isolate fOdoBon6 chromosome 6, fOdoBon6.hap1, whole genome shotgun sequence, one genomic interval encodes:
- the ggt5a gene encoding gamma-glutamyltransferase 5a isoform X2: MARSKARVYTCCALMLLFLIAIIVSIAVLVRRKCQDGTFSKAAVAADSKKCSEIGREMLQRGGSAVDGAIAALLCTSIMNPQSMGIGGGSMFTVMDSSGEVKIIISRETAPSKVKSDLLKSCPKTFQLMSGSQWIGVPGEIRGYEKAHRLYGRLPWASLFQPTIQLAREGFPIPPVLGQYIQNIDLSETQPLQKLFSDANGNLLKTGDIVKFEKLADTLEMIANHGADIFYTGRIAEDLIRDIQEQGGTLTLQDLASYKVTVTDAWVVPLGEYQMYIPPPPAGGIILSLILNIMKGYQLNSAPLTVEQKTWFYHRYIEAFKFSNGLKKDIRDPQFASEKMAKKFTEDIFANHIRSLISSNKTHDPRYYNITPYLDSLGTTHVSVLAEDGSAASVTSTINHIFGSRVVSPSTGVILNNELSDFCGRVESIFPGEQPPSSMSPAVLKSQSKTLVIGSTGGSMITTAMASTLINHLWFGKSLKDSIAVPVVFVNSQNAVKFEPGFDKHVIEALKALGHNREPALKFFNVVNAVEKVDGCICAVSDARKLGEAAGY; encoded by the exons ATGGCGAGGTCAAAGGCGAGGGTGTATACTTGTTGCGCACTGATGCTGCTCTTCTTGATTGCCATAATTGTGAGTATAGCTGTCCTTGTGAGGCGCAAGTGTCAAGATGGAACTTTCTCAAAAGCTGCGGTGGCTGCTGACTCAAAGAAATGTTCGGAGATTGGAAG GGAGATGCTTCAGAGAGGGGGCTCCGCTGTAGATGGCGCTATTGCTGCGCTGCTGTGCACCTCCATCATGAACCCGCAGAGCATGGGAATCGGAGGAGGCTCCATGTTCACAGTGATGGACAGCTCTG GTGAAGTGAAAATCATCATATCCAGAGAGACGGCACCCTCCAAGGTGAAATCTGACCTGCTGAAATCCTGTCCCAAGACTTTCCAACTCATGTCAG GTAGCCAGTGGATTGGGGTTCCAGGGGAAATTCGAGGTTACGAAAAGGCACACAGGCTTTATGGAAGGTTGCCGTGGGCCTCCCTCTTTCAGCCAACCATCCAGCTGGCCAGAGAAGGATTCCCCATTCCTCCAGTCCTGGGTCAATATATCCAGAATATTGACTTGAGCGAGACCCAGCCCCTACA GAAGTTGTTTTCAGATGCAAACGGAAACTTGTTAAAGACTGGAGACATTGTGAAATTTGAGAAACTAGCCGATACTTTGGAGATGATTGCTAACCACGGAGCGGACATCTTTTACACTGGAAGAATAGCCGAGGATTTAATCCGTGATATACAGGAGCAAG GAGGAACACTCACGCTGCAAGACTTGGCATCGTATAAAGTTACAGTGACTGATGCGTGGGTTGTTCCTTTGGGAGAGTACCAGATGTACATACCCCCACCACCCGCAGGAGGAATCATCCTCAGCCTCATCCTCAACATCATGAAAG GATATCAGTTGAATTCAGCTCCTCTGACTGTTGAACAGAAGACATGGTTTTATCACCGTTATATTGAGGCTTTTAAATTTTCCAATGGACTCAAGAAGGACATAAGGGATCCTCAGTTTGCCTCAGAGAAA ATGGCAAAGAAATTCACAGAGGATATATTTGCCAACCACATACGGAGTTTGATCAGCAGCAACAAGACACATGATCCTCGGTATTACAATATCACCCCATATCTGGACAGCTTGGGCACCACACATGTATCTGTGCTGGCTGAGGATGGATCTGCTGCATCCGTCACCAGCACCATCAACCACAT ATTTGGTTCCAGGGTCGTCTCTCCGAGCACTGGAGTAATCCTCAACAACGAGCTGTCTGACTTCTGTGGAAGAGTTGAAAGCATCTTTCCTG GGGAACAGCCTCCCTCCTCCATGAGTCCCGCTGTGCTGAAGTCTCAGTCAAAGACACTGGTGATTGGATCGACTGGTGGGAGTATGATCACGACTGCGATGGCTTCA aCGCTCATCAATCACCTTTGGTTTGGAAAGAGCCTGAAGGATTCAATTGCTGTTCCTGTTGTTTTTGTAAACTCTCAAAATGCTGTTAAGTTTGAACCCGGCTTTGATAAG CATGTAATTGAGGCTCTTAAAGCTCTTGGACACAATCGCGAACCGGCACTAAAATTCTTCAACGTGGTAAATGCTGTGGAAAAGGTGGATGGCTGTATCTGTGCAGTGTCTGATGCCAGGAAACTGGGAGAAGCAGCCGGTTACTGA
- the ggt5a gene encoding gamma-glutamyltransferase 5a isoform X1 gives MARSKARVYTCCALMLLFLIAIIVSIAVLVRRKCQDGTFSKAAVAADSKKCSEIGREMLQRGGSAVDGAIAALLCTSIMNPQSMGIGGGSMFTVMDSSGEVKIIISRETAPSKVKSDLLKSCPKTFQLMSGSQWIGVPGEIRGYEKAHRLYGRLPWASLFQPTIQLAREGFPIPPVLGQYIQNIDLSETQPLQYGRLTICLRIMRCENESFTFSLLCLSFRKLFSDANGNLLKTGDIVKFEKLADTLEMIANHGADIFYTGRIAEDLIRDIQEQGGTLTLQDLASYKVTVTDAWVVPLGEYQMYIPPPPAGGIILSLILNIMKGYQLNSAPLTVEQKTWFYHRYIEAFKFSNGLKKDIRDPQFASEKMAKKFTEDIFANHIRSLISSNKTHDPRYYNITPYLDSLGTTHVSVLAEDGSAASVTSTINHIFGSRVVSPSTGVILNNELSDFCGRVESIFPGEQPPSSMSPAVLKSQSKTLVIGSTGGSMITTAMASTLINHLWFGKSLKDSIAVPVVFVNSQNAVKFEPGFDKHVIEALKALGHNREPALKFFNVVNAVEKVDGCICAVSDARKLGEAAGY, from the exons ATGGCGAGGTCAAAGGCGAGGGTGTATACTTGTTGCGCACTGATGCTGCTCTTCTTGATTGCCATAATTGTGAGTATAGCTGTCCTTGTGAGGCGCAAGTGTCAAGATGGAACTTTCTCAAAAGCTGCGGTGGCTGCTGACTCAAAGAAATGTTCGGAGATTGGAAG GGAGATGCTTCAGAGAGGGGGCTCCGCTGTAGATGGCGCTATTGCTGCGCTGCTGTGCACCTCCATCATGAACCCGCAGAGCATGGGAATCGGAGGAGGCTCCATGTTCACAGTGATGGACAGCTCTG GTGAAGTGAAAATCATCATATCCAGAGAGACGGCACCCTCCAAGGTGAAATCTGACCTGCTGAAATCCTGTCCCAAGACTTTCCAACTCATGTCAG GTAGCCAGTGGATTGGGGTTCCAGGGGAAATTCGAGGTTACGAAAAGGCACACAGGCTTTATGGAAGGTTGCCGTGGGCCTCCCTCTTTCAGCCAACCATCCAGCTGGCCAGAGAAGGATTCCCCATTCCTCCAGTCCTGGGTCAATATATCCAGAATATTGACTTGAGCGAGACCCAGCCCCTACAGTACGGTAGACTCACAATATGTCTCAGAATAATGAGGTGTGAAAATGAAAGtttcactttttctttattatgcTTGTCCTTCAGGAAGTTGTTTTCAGATGCAAACGGAAACTTGTTAAAGACTGGAGACATTGTGAAATTTGAGAAACTAGCCGATACTTTGGAGATGATTGCTAACCACGGAGCGGACATCTTTTACACTGGAAGAATAGCCGAGGATTTAATCCGTGATATACAGGAGCAAG GAGGAACACTCACGCTGCAAGACTTGGCATCGTATAAAGTTACAGTGACTGATGCGTGGGTTGTTCCTTTGGGAGAGTACCAGATGTACATACCCCCACCACCCGCAGGAGGAATCATCCTCAGCCTCATCCTCAACATCATGAAAG GATATCAGTTGAATTCAGCTCCTCTGACTGTTGAACAGAAGACATGGTTTTATCACCGTTATATTGAGGCTTTTAAATTTTCCAATGGACTCAAGAAGGACATAAGGGATCCTCAGTTTGCCTCAGAGAAA ATGGCAAAGAAATTCACAGAGGATATATTTGCCAACCACATACGGAGTTTGATCAGCAGCAACAAGACACATGATCCTCGGTATTACAATATCACCCCATATCTGGACAGCTTGGGCACCACACATGTATCTGTGCTGGCTGAGGATGGATCTGCTGCATCCGTCACCAGCACCATCAACCACAT ATTTGGTTCCAGGGTCGTCTCTCCGAGCACTGGAGTAATCCTCAACAACGAGCTGTCTGACTTCTGTGGAAGAGTTGAAAGCATCTTTCCTG GGGAACAGCCTCCCTCCTCCATGAGTCCCGCTGTGCTGAAGTCTCAGTCAAAGACACTGGTGATTGGATCGACTGGTGGGAGTATGATCACGACTGCGATGGCTTCA aCGCTCATCAATCACCTTTGGTTTGGAAAGAGCCTGAAGGATTCAATTGCTGTTCCTGTTGTTTTTGTAAACTCTCAAAATGCTGTTAAGTTTGAACCCGGCTTTGATAAG CATGTAATTGAGGCTCTTAAAGCTCTTGGACACAATCGCGAACCGGCACTAAAATTCTTCAACGTGGTAAATGCTGTGGAAAAGGTGGATGGCTGTATCTGTGCAGTGTCTGATGCCAGGAAACTGGGAGAAGCAGCCGGTTACTGA